A window from Vanessa atalanta chromosome 16, ilVanAtal1.2, whole genome shotgun sequence encodes these proteins:
- the LOC125069802 gene encoding zinc finger HIT domain-containing protein 1: MTSRESGRVKDAEKRRVLDDAARKRRARKAIEALEQDNFHEDPHADLVMSKKVPKFADSNEKPTRKKKAKSAEYYKMRFRKTFAQLVEEDASFRPDPPNYLSAQVPPSKFPDRHFCAVCGFPSNYTCIPCGARYCCVRCLGTHLDTRCLKWTA, encoded by the exons atgacGTCGAGAGAATCTGGTAGAGTCAAAGATGCGGAGAAGAGAAGAGTGTTAGACGATGCGGCGAGGAAGCGGAGAGCTAGGAAAGCTATTGAGGCACTTGAACAGGATAATTTTCATGAAGATCCACATGCAGATCTGGTTATGTCGAAAAAGGTGCCGAAGTTTGCAGACTCTAATGAAAAACCGACAAGAAAGAAAAAAGCCAAGAGTGCTGAGTATTATAAAATGAGGTTCAGAAAAACATTTGCTCAGTTAGTTGAAGAAGATGCCAGTTTTAGGCCTGATCCACCCAATTATTTATCCGCACAAGTTCCACCCTctaa ATTTCCTGATCGCCATTTTTGTGCTGTTTGTGGATTTCCATCAAACTACACGTGTATTCCTTGCGGAGCGCGATATTGCTGCGTAAGATGTCTTGGCACACATTTAGATACGAGATGTCTGAAATGGACTGCTTAA